One region of Desulfitobacterium chlororespirans DSM 11544 genomic DNA includes:
- a CDS encoding DMSO/selenate family reductase complex B subunit — MAKQYGFYMDQSNCIGCFTCQIACKDKNDLEVGQCWRKVHEFQGGDTILEGGVYRSNVFAYWLSMSCNHCQEPKCVQNCPAGAMYKREEDGIVLVDQNKCLGCGYCTWSCPYGAPKLAGKTVSKCNFCIDLLEQGKNPACVDACIMRVIEFGPIDELRAKYGNVDEVKGLPSAQITKPCIVISPHKKAIE, encoded by the coding sequence ATGGCAAAACAGTATGGATTTTATATGGATCAATCCAATTGTATAGGATGCTTTACCTGTCAGATTGCTTGTAAAGATAAAAATGACTTGGAAGTGGGGCAGTGCTGGCGCAAAGTCCACGAATTCCAAGGGGGCGATACCATCCTGGAAGGCGGGGTGTATCGCAGCAATGTCTTCGCCTACTGGCTGTCCATGAGCTGCAATCACTGCCAGGAACCTAAATGTGTGCAAAACTGCCCGGCCGGAGCCATGTATAAACGGGAAGAAGACGGAATCGTTCTGGTGGACCAAAATAAATGCCTGGGCTGTGGCTACTGCACCTGGTCCTGTCCCTACGGCGCTCCTAAATTGGCAGGGAAAACGGTTTCCAAATGCAATTTCTGTATTGATTTACTGGAACAAGGCAAGAATCCCGCCTGTGTCGATGCCTGCATCATGCGGGTCATTGAGTTTGGGCCAATCGACGAATTGCGTGCCAAATACGGCAATGTGGACGAAGTCAAAGGGTTGCCTTCAGCCCAGATCACCAAACCATGTATCGTCATCAGCCCTCATAAAAAAGCAATTGAGTAG